The Bacteroides sp. AN502(2024) DNA segment TATCTGTCACTTTGGATGCCTTCTAGCTTGGATGTACCTGACCAAGCTGTCGTTGTTGTTGTAGGAAGCATCAAGAGCGCTTTGCCGAAGTCGGAAGCTGCTGTATGGGCTTCTTGGTCCGTCAGATTGGTAACTGTACTTCCGTCTGAAGAATACGCAATCTCCTTTGTGTTAAAAGAAACCTTGAACACTTCAGCACCTTCAGCAGAGCCCCATGTGCCTTGAGATGCCAAGGTTCCCCCGGGATTCGGGATAGCATGTGCTATGTTGCCGGTTGTGCTGTTTTCAGGAAGCGCGAAAACTGCAGCATTATGCAGGTTGCCGACAGCCACTCCGTCAACCTCGATGTGCAGAGTTTGATTCTTGCTCTTGGCCTTGAACACGATTTGCGAAAGGGCATGACGGAAGTTGAGGTTAACAGGCGACGATGCGGTTGTTGCAGGCTTTGTCTGGCCGGTGGCCACTGCGTAAAGGAGGTCTTGCTGAGCACTTACTTCGGAAGCCACCGTAAATTTGGAAAGCGCACGGGTTTCGGCATTCAAAGTACCGCCATTAACTACAGCGTAGAAGTCAAGCGTCCCCGTGTTGGGCCAGTAGCGGGTGCCGGTCACGTCGCTCCAAGCGCCGTTTTCGTCCTTGATTCGGTCGCCTGCGATGTAGGGCTGAGTTGATCCGTTGTCCGTAAGATTTGCCCACACCATGAATTCACTAGGCTTGTTGTTGTTGCAGAACACATTCGCTGCGCGTGAAATCGCGCCGGTATTCACCTGATACTTGATGGCGTTGCCATCCGAGAGCTGTACCATCTCGTCGTTGGAGCATGACACCAACGCAACGAGTGCTGGGAAAGCCATAACGAAAAGCTTCTTTTTCATAACCTTAATAATTTAGTTTAAAATAATTTAATGATACTATTTGTCTTATTGATTTTACATCTTTATTTCTTCTTCCACCACAAGCCAGTCATCCACGTCGACATCGTACCCACTACCGTTGGTGATAGGCTGAGGAAGATCCATATTGTCGATGATTATATGCACGTTTCTTTGGTCGGGCGCTTTCTGCACCTGTTCGGTCACATTCCAAGTATAATAATACTTCTTGTCATCGTTCATCCACACGTACAACGTGAACGTCGTAGTCTTGTTATGCTTCCGACAGTGACCGTAGGTGTAAAAATCGCCTGTTATCATATCCCGTCCCGATGAAGAGGCACTGAACGGGACTGTCACCCCCTTGTGCTCGAAATCCTTCCGACCGGGATAAATACCATAGTTGAGACCGCTGAGCGAACCGCTCATCTGGTCGACATACTTAAGGTTCTTGACATTACGGATTTCAAAAGTATAATGGCAAGTCATCATGACCGGATAGAGCGTGACGATAGTCGGCGACCGGTGCTGCACCACATCGTCCTCGGGGGTCTCTTCCTCAAACGACACACCGTTTTCATCGACGACAAGTGACATGACACGCCCGCCAACCATCTCACCCGGGCTGATGCACACCAGCTCGTCCTCTACTGCGTTTGGTGCCGGCATAGCTGCATTGCCATATACGGGCTCGAATATATGCCCCTGACGGGTGTAGTGGAAATGGGTGTCAAATTCCTCCATTCCGTAGCAAAGATCCACGTCGGAATCATTATTGTGGAAGATGACACGGTACTCACCGACCGGAAGCTCTATCTTACCGCCATCAAGCCCTTGGAAATCGAAGCGCCTGTACGTGGATCCGTCCATCGGATAGAACATGACAGTCATGCCCTTAGGGGATGCATCGGGAGCATTCCGCCAGTCGAACGCCACTCGGATGGTCTTCATGTGTGGATGCTGGTAGCACAAGTCCTTATGCCCACAAGAAGAGAAAAGTACGCTCAGCGTCATCAGGTACAGTGCGGCTAAACCGGCATAAATCACTTTTGTGTTCATCGCCTGCCTCCTTCCTCCTTATTGTAGTTACCACGCCCAATGAGCCAGACGAGCGACACCTCAGCCTTTGTCGGGCCGAACCAATGGCGTTGCTTGGTGCACTGCCACACGTAGCAACCGTCCACGGGCTTATACTCGTGGTAGATTCCGCCCCAATAGCCCATGCCGATAGTGAAGTCGATGTTAAGTCTCCGGGTAATGGGGAGCGAGTATCCATATTCCACACCTGCGGCGTAGTTCATCTTATCCCAAAGTGTGCCACCAGGCTTACCTCCCATGTAGCCACGTCCTCCCGTTTCGAAGTCATAGGTGAATATCTGCCCGTAAACACCGAGGTGATGCCCGGTAAGCGGCTTCTCCTTGGCCGCTCTGCCGAACCATTTGCGCATGGCGATGTCACCTCCGTAAGCACGCCAGTACCAATGATGACGGTCTGTCTTCCACCAGCCGTACATCCAGTTAGCAACAACAGACCAGCTCTTACCGAGATAGAGCTCCACCCCAATGTTGGGCACGGTCAACAAATCATAGAGCATGTTCGTCCGCACATCCATGTAAAAAGGTTTTTCGGGACACGGCACGTTTATGTAAATCGTGTCATGGATGAATACGGTATCTATCGATGGAACGGGGATTTCCATCTTGGGCTTCGGCATCGGAGCCACCGGGTTCCATGTCTTCTTGTACCACAGGTATAACTGTGAGGCACGAAGTTCGGGAAAAAGGTTTTTGTACATATAATAATAAGGCACGCCACCGCGCAGCCGCTGGATGCGTCTCAAGTGGTCACCTTTTGTGGGAGCGTTTCCCTGCGCCTCGTCCGCAATCTCACGCAGCAGAGCCAATGTCTCCTTTCTGTAAGGAACATTCGGGTC contains these protein-coding regions:
- a CDS encoding fimbrillin family protein; this translates as MKKKLFVMAFPALVALVSCSNDEMVQLSDGNAIKYQVNTGAISRAANVFCNNNKPSEFMVWANLTDNGSTQPYIAGDRIKDENGAWSDVTGTRYWPNTGTLDFYAVVNGGTLNAETRALSKFTVASEVSAQQDLLYAVATGQTKPATTASSPVNLNFRHALSQIVFKAKSKNQTLHIEVDGVAVGNLHNAAVFALPENSTTGNIAHAIPNPGGTLASQGTWGSAEGAEVFKVSFNTKEIAYSSDGSTVTNLTDQEAHTAASDFGKALLMLPTTTTTAWSGTSKLEGIQSDRYAAKINDGTFILVKMAIWNVADLTTGKQNTDVLLYGNTADDGTVTTRWAAIPASFTWEQGKKYIYTLTFDKGNGGLDPDPDDPDPDPVLVKIEYEVKVDEFVKGNDTPIDMNK
- a CDS encoding DUF3575 domain-containing protein — protein: MNMIRKLLLLILIFYGGYLSAQTVHEVRDSVKIYFRQGKIDFVPSLNNNQTALDRIADSLRITYADSVYRLQKILIVGGASPEGSIKFNKWLSEKRAGVLFDYLSRYGSLPDSLKTTNFLGRDWNGLIRLVKNDPNVPYRKETLALLREIADEAQGNAPTKGDHLRRIQRLRGGVPYYYMYKNLFPELRASQLYLWYKKTWNPVAPMPKPKMEIPVPSIDTVFIHDTIYINVPCPEKPFYMDVRTNMLYDLLTVPNIGVELYLGKSWSVVANWMYGWWKTDRHHWYWRAYGGDIAMRKWFGRAAKEKPLTGHHLGVYGQIFTYDFETGGRGYMGGKPGGTLWDKMNYAAGVEYGYSLPITRRLNIDFTIGMGYWGGIYHEYKPVDGCYVWQCTKQRHWFGPTKAEVSLVWLIGRGNYNKEEGGRR
- a CDS encoding DUF5119 domain-containing protein, with the protein product MNTKVIYAGLAALYLMTLSVLFSSCGHKDLCYQHPHMKTIRVAFDWRNAPDASPKGMTVMFYPMDGSTYRRFDFQGLDGGKIELPVGEYRVIFHNNDSDVDLCYGMEEFDTHFHYTRQGHIFEPVYGNAAMPAPNAVEDELVCISPGEMVGGRVMSLVVDENGVSFEEETPEDDVVQHRSPTIVTLYPVMMTCHYTFEIRNVKNLKYVDQMSGSLSGLNYGIYPGRKDFEHKGVTVPFSASSSGRDMITGDFYTYGHCRKHNKTTTFTLYVWMNDDKKYYYTWNVTEQVQKAPDQRNVHIIIDNMDLPQPITNGSGYDVDVDDWLVVEEEIKM